CACCGCCGACCCGTCTCCCGTGCCCTCGTCCACCGACGACCGAGCAGAAAGCAGCACCCCGTCATGAAGATCCTCCTTCCCGCCCACAGACGTGTCACCGGCGTCGTCGCGTCGGTCGCCGTCGGCACCCTGCTGCTCACCGCCTGCGGATCGTCGGTGACCGCGCAGCAGAGTCCAGACGACGCGGCCGATGCGACGATCCTGGAGAACTGCGATCGCGAGGTGGTCGTCGACGGCGTCCCCGAGGCAGCGGTGGGGATGCATCCGGCGCAGACCGAGCTGCTGCTGCGCTTAGGCCTGGCAGACCGGCTCGCGGGTCAGGCGCAGGCCGCCGCGCAGGCGCTGCCCGAGGACGTCGCCGCCTCGGCCGAGGCCGTCCCGGTGATCGGCGGGATCGAGCCGCCCAGCCGGGAGGACCTGCTGGCGGTGCGACCGGACTTCGTCTACTCGCCCACCACCTACGAGTTCACCGCGGAGCAGGGTTTCGCGAGCATCGATCAACTCCAGCAGGGCGGCGCGGCCGTGTACGTCGCCACCGGCGGGTGCTTCGAGCGACGCATGACCGGCGAGGTCACCGACCTGTTCGCGGACCTGGAGAACCTCGGCAGGATCTTCGATGTCCCCGATGAGGCCGCCGACCTCATCGCACGGAGCCGGACGGAGCTCGACGAGGTCGCCGCGGCGATCGCCGACGTCGAGCCGCTTCGGGTCGCCCAGGTGTATGTCGAGGGCACCACGTTGCAGGCCATCGGGGCCGGCATCGAGTACGACATCCTTCGGCTGGCCGGGGCGGACAACGTCTACGGTCCCGAGCAGGAGGCGTTCTCGGAGTTCTTCGCCGCGACGATCACACCGGAGTCCCTGGCCGCGGAGCAGCCCGACGCGCTGGTGTTCTCGGCGTACGATGAGGATCACAAGGCCGCGACGCGGGAGTACCTGACGACCACGTTCCCCGACCTGCCCGCGGTGCGTGAGGACAGACTGATCGCCGTGTCCAGCGCCGATGTCTTCCCCGGCACGCTCGGCAACATCTCGGTCGTCCGCGACATCGCCGAACGCCTCTATCCCGACGTCTTCTGATTCGGTGATCCATCGCAGGCTCCTTCAGCTCGCCGGCGCCGTGCCAGGTGCGATCCTCGCCCTGGCCGGTGTCGGGCTGGCGCTGTCCGCCCTGAACATCGTGTTCGCCATCGCCGCCGGTTCGGTGATCGCGGCGCTCGTGCGCGGCGATCACGACCTGGTCGACTCGGTGACCGTGCTGGCCGCGATCACCGTCGTCCGGGGTCTGGTGATCTGGGCACGGGAACCGATGGCGGCCCGCGTGGGCGCGTCGGTGCGCATCCGACTGCGCAGGCGACTGTTGACGCGGCTGGCCGCGATCCCCACCGCCGAACGCGACTCCGGGACCGCCGCGGCGACGGTCATCGATGGCGTGGACGGGCTGGACGCCTACTACACGCGCTATCTGCCGCAGCTGATCGTCGTGATCCTCGTGCCCGCGGCGACCGTGCTGCTCGCGGCGACGCACTCGAGCGGTGCCGGGGCCGTCCTCGCGGTGGCCGCCGCGGTCGCGGTGATCGCCCCGCGGGCCTGGGACGCTCGACTGCTGCGCAACGGACGCGACCGCTGGGGCCGCTTCACCCGACTGTCGTCGGACTACGTCGAGGCACTGCAGCAGACGCCCCTGCTGCGGTCGTTCGGCGCCTCCGGACGGGTCTCCGCCCAGCTGAGCACCAGGGCCGAGGACCTGCGTCGATCGACCATGGCCCAGCTGCGGGTCTCGGTCGCCGAGACCTTCGTCAGCTCACTGGCCCTGCACCTGGGCACGGTCCTGGCCGTGGTCGCCGCCGTCACCGCCGTGATCTCGGGCAGCACCGGGGCGACGGCCGCGGTGACCGTGCTGCTGTTGGCCCGCGAGTGCTTCCGCCCGGTACAGGACCTCGGCACCCACTGGCACGCCGGATACCTCGGGCTGACCGCGGTGGACGGATTGGATCGACTGCTGTCCACTCCGCCGTCGATCCGGGAGACCGGAGTCCACGCCGACCCGGCGGTCGAAGGTCTGGTGGAGATCGTCGACCTCACCTACCGGTACCCCGGCACCGACACCGGGGTCGCCGGCCTGAGACTCCGGATCGCACCCGGTGAGACGGTGGCCGTAGTCGGACCCTCCGGGTCGGGCAAGAGCACCCTCGCGCGCCTGCTGGAACGTGAGATCGACCCCGACGGCGGACGGGTGCGCATCGACGACGTCGACCTGCGCGAGTACACGCCTCGGGCACGCGGCCGCAGCGTGGTGGTCGTCGCACAGGACCCCGCGCTGTTCGCCTGGACCGTGCGCGAGAACCTGCGTCTGTACCGGCCCGATGCCACCGACGCCGAGATCGAGCAGGCGGCCCGTGTCGCCGACGTCCACGAGGTGGTGTGCGCGCTGTCCGCCGGATACGACACCGTGCTGGCCGAGAACGGCGAACAGCTCTCCGGCGGACAACGACAACGACTGGCCATCGCCAGGGCACTCCTGTCGCCCGCCCCCGTGCTGGTCCTGGACGAGATCACCTCCGCCCTCGACGCCGAGACCGAACGGCGTGTCATGGACGCGATCGCCGCCGCGCCCGCGCGCACGACGATCGTCATCGCCCACCGCGAGAGTGCCTGCTCCCACGCGAGCCGGTGGATCGAGCTGCGGAACGGACGCATCACCGCGGCAGGCGAGGGCCCGCCCGCACCACGCGCCACCGCCGAGCGCGCCCGATGAGGGTCGTGCTGCGGCTGCTGCCGCTGATCGCCGCCCACCGCGGCCGTTTCGCCGAGACGGTTCTGTGGAGCGTCGTCCTCCAGACGTCCGTGTTCGCGATCGCCCTCGGATCGGCACTCGTCGTCGGGCGCGTCGCCGCGGGCGAGGCACCGGCGTCGCATGTCCCGGCTCTCCTCCTGTGCGCGGTGGCGATCGCCGCCGCGTCGGCGGCGTGGCGCGAGTCCTGGGTGTCTCACGATCTGGCCTATCGGATCATCGGACTCCTGCGCGGCCGGGTCTTCGACGCGCTTCACCGCGCGCTGCCCGCCCGCACCCGTCACCGACGGACCGGCGACCTCCTCACCACGGTCGTCTCCGACATCGAGACCCTCGAATGGCTCTACGCCCACACCGCCGCGCAGACCCTGAGCGCCCTGCTCATCCTCTCGATCAGCACCGCCGTGTCCCTGTCCATCGCCCCGCTGCTGCTGCTCGTCTGGGTGCCGCTCCTGCTGATCGGCATCGCCGTGCCCCTGGCCACCGCCCGTCGAGCGCGACGCGACGGCGACGCCCTCGCCGCAGGGGCCGCGACGGTGCGATCCGAGCTGATCGACACCGTCCGAGGTCTCCGGGAGCTCACCGGGGCCCACGCCCTTCATACGCAGCTGGACCGCATCACCGACGACACCCGCGCGCTCGCACGCATCCAGAGTCGCGAAGCCGCCCGGCTGGGGTTCGAACGCGGCATCGCCGACATCACCCTCGCCCTGGCCGCCCTCGGCGCCATCGGGATCGTCCTGATCAGCGGCGACGCGATCGCGCCCGCCGACATCCCGCCCGCGGTCACGGTGGCCGTAGCCGGGCTCGGTCCGGCCGCTCAGATCGCCGACCTGCTGCGCAACGCGGGAACCCTGCGGGCGTCCGCGCGCCGCATCACCGACGTGCTCGCCATGCCGCCCGCCGTCCCCGACCGCACCGGGCGCCGCATACCGGGCGCCCCGGCGCGGGTCCCAGGAGAGCGGGGTCTCGTCTTCGACCACGTCACCTTCGGCTACGGCCAGGGCGGACGCGTTCTCGACGACGTCAGCCTGCACGTCCGCCCCGGCGAGACGGTGGCGCTGGTCGGCCCGTCCGGGACCGGCAAGACCACCGCCGCTCGGCTCGCCCTGCGCATGTGGGACCCGGACGCGGGAGCCGTTCGCGTCGACGGCGTCGACCTGCGAGACCTGTCCGACGACGAGCTGCGCGGTCTCGTCGCCGTCGTCCCCCAGAGCTCCCCGCTGCTGCGCGGCACCATTCGCGGCAACATCGTCCTCGGCGACCCGGACGCCACCGAGGCGCGCATCGCCGACGCCGCGCGGGCGGCCGGACTCCTCGCCCCGGAGGCCGGGCTCCCGGGCGGGCTGGACACCCCCGTCGGGGAGTACGGCACCGGCCTGTCCGGTGGACAGCGCGCCCGCGTCGCGATCGCCCGTGCCCTCCTGCGGGAGCCGCGTGTCCTGATCCTCGACGAGCCCACCGCGTCGCTCGATCCCGACGCCGACGCCGCCGTCATGGAACTGCTCAATCAGTCGGCGGATCGCGCCGTGCTGCTGATCGCGCACCGACCCGCCACGATCGCCACCGCCGACCGTCGGGTCGGCCTGCGGTGACGTGGTGCGGGTCGACGTCCCGCCATGAGACGTGACCGCCGGCTGCCGACGCGCGCCTCCACACGCCGGATCGCCTCCCGACGGCGAGCCGCCCGCCGTGGCCACGACTCTCGGGGGCCTCATCGTGCCGAGGAGAGCCGCCACCCCTTCGCCCTGCTTCTGCTTCGCCAGAACTCCTGGTAGGGCCCCGGCACGTCGACGAGTTCATGATGGCCGCCCTGCTGGACGATCCGACCCTCGTCGAGCACCAGTATCCGGTCCGCGCTGGTCACCGTGTTCAGTCGGTGTGCGATGACGAGAAGCGCCTTGTCCTTCGCCAACGTCGAGATCGCCGCCTGGATGATCGCGTCGTTCTCCGGATCCAACGACGCGGTCGCCTCGTCGAGCACCACGATCGGTGAGTCCTTCACCAGGGCGCGGGCGATCGAGACCCGTTGTCGCTGTCCCCCGGAGAGCCTGGTGCCGCCCTCCCCCACCGTGGTCTCCCAGCCCTCGGGAAGCTCGGCGACCACCTCGTCGAGGCCGGCGAGCGTGGCGGCGGCACGCAGCTCGTCCTCGCTCGCGTCCGGCCGTCCGAGCAGGACGTTGTCCCGGACGGTTCCGTCGAAGAGATACACGTCCTGGAACACGGTGGAGACGA
This genomic stretch from Actinoalloteichus hoggarensis harbors:
- a CDS encoding ABC transporter substrate-binding protein; this translates as MKILLPAHRRVTGVVASVAVGTLLLTACGSSVTAQQSPDDAADATILENCDREVVVDGVPEAAVGMHPAQTELLLRLGLADRLAGQAQAAAQALPEDVAASAEAVPVIGGIEPPSREDLLAVRPDFVYSPTTYEFTAEQGFASIDQLQQGGAAVYVATGGCFERRMTGEVTDLFADLENLGRIFDVPDEAADLIARSRTELDEVAAAIADVEPLRVAQVYVEGTTLQAIGAGIEYDILRLAGADNVYGPEQEAFSEFFAATITPESLAAEQPDALVFSAYDEDHKAATREYLTTTFPDLPAVREDRLIAVSSADVFPGTLGNISVVRDIAERLYPDVF
- a CDS encoding ABC transporter ATP-binding protein/permease, with product MIHRRLLQLAGAVPGAILALAGVGLALSALNIVFAIAAGSVIAALVRGDHDLVDSVTVLAAITVVRGLVIWAREPMAARVGASVRIRLRRRLLTRLAAIPTAERDSGTAAATVIDGVDGLDAYYTRYLPQLIVVILVPAATVLLAATHSSGAGAVLAVAAAVAVIAPRAWDARLLRNGRDRWGRFTRLSSDYVEALQQTPLLRSFGASGRVSAQLSTRAEDLRRSTMAQLRVSVAETFVSSLALHLGTVLAVVAAVTAVISGSTGATAAVTVLLLARECFRPVQDLGTHWHAGYLGLTAVDGLDRLLSTPPSIRETGVHADPAVEGLVEIVDLTYRYPGTDTGVAGLRLRIAPGETVAVVGPSGSGKSTLARLLEREIDPDGGRVRIDDVDLREYTPRARGRSVVVVAQDPALFAWTVRENLRLYRPDATDAEIEQAARVADVHEVVCALSAGYDTVLAENGEQLSGGQRQRLAIARALLSPAPVLVLDEITSALDAETERRVMDAIAAAPARTTIVIAHRESACSHASRWIELRNGRITAAGEGPPAPRATAERAR
- a CDS encoding amino acid ABC transporter ATP-binding/permease protein; this translates as MRVVLRLLPLIAAHRGRFAETVLWSVVLQTSVFAIALGSALVVGRVAAGEAPASHVPALLLCAVAIAAASAAWRESWVSHDLAYRIIGLLRGRVFDALHRALPARTRHRRTGDLLTTVVSDIETLEWLYAHTAAQTLSALLILSISTAVSLSIAPLLLLVWVPLLLIGIAVPLATARRARRDGDALAAGAATVRSELIDTVRGLRELTGAHALHTQLDRITDDTRALARIQSREAARLGFERGIADITLALAALGAIGIVLISGDAIAPADIPPAVTVAVAGLGPAAQIADLLRNAGTLRASARRITDVLAMPPAVPDRTGRRIPGAPARVPGERGLVFDHVTFGYGQGGRVLDDVSLHVRPGETVALVGPSGTGKTTAARLALRMWDPDAGAVRVDGVDLRDLSDDELRGLVAVVPQSSPLLRGTIRGNIVLGDPDATEARIADAARAAGLLAPEAGLPGGLDTPVGEYGTGLSGGQRARVAIARALLREPRVLILDEPTASLDPDADAAVMELLNQSADRAVLLIAHRPATIATADRRVGLR